The following are encoded together in the Methylomonas methanica MC09 genome:
- a CDS encoding autotransporter outer membrane beta-barrel domain-containing protein, with the protein MNGGLKQKNTLRNGTARDKRLSSRIDKVSFTSFAVLATALMGQTVEAQTFSEASTAELNRICRQDFTYNSTDQLGVICGQLQAGGVTAGSGIGSQSQPSSLLISQQQLKDEQTKKERKKRPPASADVIAAQWGKFSTFLTAGATTLRHYQNPFEDGYNASIPAVTVGGGYSVLNNLEVGLAFNYANAMGNYNAGGGFDSNSYTPLLYVNYLPFDGAFANLALSYTRRNQSIDRFAVAGTNGLTNNTTVISRLTTGNFNANQYTVNFLSGYDFAIDNITFGPRVGVDVRQWEINSYHESSSTGLELRYNDQHQTSLQTTLGVFASSAHSFSFGVLIPQINVAWVHEHANDSRIINAHFIQATDSTTGPGFFFQTENPARDWALIDVGTSLLVQNGIQAFANFTTVQGNSNFESYGGNVGVRLEW; encoded by the coding sequence ATGAATGGAGGCTTAAAACAAAAAAACACTCTGCGAAATGGAACCGCTAGAGACAAACGGCTTTCATCGCGAATCGATAAAGTTTCTTTTACTTCATTTGCCGTTCTTGCCACGGCTTTGATGGGCCAGACTGTTGAGGCTCAGACTTTTAGTGAAGCGAGCACTGCAGAACTTAATCGTATTTGTCGGCAAGATTTTACTTATAACTCTACTGACCAACTTGGCGTAATTTGCGGACAGTTACAAGCAGGCGGCGTTACTGCAGGATCGGGTATCGGCAGTCAGTCGCAGCCTAGTTCATTGCTTATCTCTCAACAACAATTAAAAGACGAACAAACCAAAAAAGAACGAAAAAAAAGACCGCCGGCGTCGGCCGACGTGATTGCCGCACAATGGGGCAAATTCAGCACTTTTTTAACGGCCGGAGCCACGACGCTACGCCATTATCAAAACCCCTTTGAAGACGGTTATAACGCATCCATCCCGGCGGTAACGGTAGGTGGCGGTTATTCCGTGTTAAATAATCTGGAAGTGGGGTTAGCCTTTAATTACGCTAATGCAATGGGTAATTACAATGCCGGCGGCGGATTCGATAGTAATTCATACACGCCGCTGCTGTATGTCAACTATCTGCCTTTTGACGGGGCTTTTGCCAACCTCGCTCTGAGTTATACCCGGCGGAATCAATCCATAGACCGATTCGCTGTTGCTGGAACAAACGGCTTAACCAATAACACAACGGTTATTTCAAGGCTTACTACCGGAAACTTCAACGCCAATCAATATACGGTTAATTTTTTAAGCGGCTACGACTTTGCGATTGACAATATCACGTTTGGTCCACGGGTGGGTGTCGATGTCCGGCAATGGGAAATAAACAGTTATCACGAATCCTCAAGTACCGGCTTGGAGTTGCGCTATAACGATCAGCACCAAACCTCCTTACAAACTACCCTTGGTGTGTTCGCCTCATCCGCCCATAGTTTTTCTTTCGGCGTCTTAATTCCGCAAATCAACGTTGCCTGGGTTCATGAACATGCTAATGATTCGCGCATCATTAATGCGCATTTCATTCAGGCGACCGACTCAACGACTGGCCCAGGATTTTTCTTTCAAACCGAAAACCCAGCCCGCGACTGGGCTTTGATCGATGTAGGGACCTCACTACTGGTGCAAAATGGCATACAGGCATTTGCCAACTTTACCACCGTACAGGGCAACAGCAACTTTGAAAGCTATGGCGGCAATGTGGGTGTAAGATTGGAGTGGTAA
- a CDS encoding WD40 repeat domain-containing protein: MQTSADILPEIFLVDTERPWPGLAAFREQEAQFFKGRSEDISRLYRLVNRERLTVLFGVSGLGKSSLLQAGLFPLIRQNQVLPVAIRLNFSDDALTLREQVFAALMKQVKAHAIEESVPTDSDTLWEYFHRKQAEFWDTQNRIIMPLLCFDQFEEIFTLGRESLKRLNESEQFITELADLIEGRCPDSVKVRLETDSGLAKQFDFSHHRFKLILSVREDYLANLEELRPRMPSVIFNRMRLRPMNGTQALAVVDQTQGRLVKREVAESIVRLVAGKPGSDMQQALDALQIEPALLSLLCRELNELRIKNSQPRIESQLVDSNRDLILEAFYQRCLQDQSEELRQFVEDRLLTVSGYRNSEAYDNALQTPGVTKQALDVLVQRRLLVLRREQQDGGKRVELIHDVLTGVVRKNREQRQVLEKQRQDEQARKQAELRAQAANRRTAVFLALAMIFLLTTAWGWWNWWDAKRSRDITQSGKLAAQAALLANTAANDSIVERAAALAIESWRIQANAAAASVAYQLLRMLPDYRIPFKEPIRAIGVSPKGGLLAAGGEGSTLRVFNTVTGNALFTVKHDGWINAIAFSPDERFIATGSNDNQIRVIDTACHDILFSSILNGAVTAVAFSPDGRYLAAAGADPTVQLIDVSTGRTLRQFKLVGPVANIAFSPDGSRLAVASADKSVRLIDVSSGREVFRVKHGAEATHVIFSADGRFLATVSRDNFAHVIDAETGDELQRIEHIEAVNSLDISADSRWLATGSDDDTVKITEISSGKEVARLTGRDDVYSVRFSPNPRLLAFSSLDGNVRLIETATWQPITKLPHAGAVWNIVFTPDSRFLATVGMDKSVRLFETEQFPDDIRIRQQRSVMGLAFHPEGRYLATASQDRTATVYDVRTGQQLSAFRHADTVYGVAFSSDGRLMATFSKDHTAKLIDFSKGEEIAAVHHADEVRGIAFSPDSRWLATASLDKTARVLNTATGRVEKTIDGVDEIRFVAFSFDGQQLAVAGKDGTVSVFDTRTWQLSQTITLAAAATQVAFSPDGRYLAAASEDGTARLFDLVSGAEKSRIVHAGSVLSVAFSPDGKLLATGSMDNTAKLTNLDSVDLVAVVKQGGEVTSVAFSANGKFLATAGMDGISRIIQTSTSVEIDRITHAAEVWGVAFSPGEPSLLASALANGQVQLHAADPAQAFAELCRKDGRNLTADELRDYLGRNPPYLTCAEWRMADPTGESP; the protein is encoded by the coding sequence ATGCAAACCTCAGCCGATATCCTGCCGGAAATTTTCCTTGTTGATACAGAGCGTCCCTGGCCTGGTCTGGCTGCATTCAGGGAGCAGGAGGCGCAGTTTTTCAAGGGGCGGAGCGAGGACATAAGCCGACTTTATCGATTGGTCAACCGCGAGCGGCTCACCGTACTGTTTGGCGTTTCGGGTTTGGGCAAAAGTTCCTTGTTACAAGCGGGTTTGTTTCCGCTGATACGCCAGAATCAAGTACTTCCCGTCGCTATCCGGCTGAATTTTTCAGATGACGCCTTGACGCTTCGTGAGCAGGTATTCGCAGCCTTGATGAAACAGGTAAAAGCGCATGCCATAGAGGAGTCGGTGCCAACCGACAGCGACACGCTCTGGGAATATTTCCACCGCAAACAGGCTGAATTTTGGGACACCCAGAATCGCATCATCATGCCGTTGCTGTGTTTCGATCAATTTGAGGAAATTTTTACGCTGGGCCGCGAAAGCCTAAAACGGTTGAACGAATCGGAACAGTTTATAACCGAGTTAGCGGATCTGATTGAGGGCCGTTGTCCCGACTCGGTGAAAGTGCGTTTGGAGACCGATTCCGGATTGGCTAAACAATTTGATTTTAGTCACCATCGTTTTAAGCTAATTTTGAGCGTAAGGGAAGACTATCTGGCAAACCTGGAAGAGCTGCGACCGCGGATGCCATCGGTTATCTTTAACCGCATGCGTTTGCGACCCATGAACGGGACGCAAGCTCTGGCCGTGGTTGATCAGACGCAGGGCCGCTTAGTCAAACGCGAGGTGGCGGAAAGCATCGTCCGTTTGGTGGCCGGCAAGCCGGGCAGCGATATGCAGCAGGCGCTGGATGCGTTGCAAATTGAGCCGGCCTTGTTAAGTCTGCTGTGCCGTGAATTGAACGAACTCCGAATCAAGAACAGCCAGCCGCGTATCGAGTCGCAGCTGGTCGACAGTAATCGGGATCTGATACTGGAGGCGTTCTACCAGCGCTGCCTGCAAGATCAATCCGAGGAATTACGCCAGTTCGTCGAAGACAGGTTGCTGACCGTTTCAGGGTATCGCAATAGCGAAGCGTATGACAACGCGCTGCAAACGCCCGGGGTTACCAAGCAAGCCTTGGATGTCCTGGTACAGCGACGGTTATTGGTGTTACGCAGGGAGCAACAAGACGGCGGCAAGCGGGTTGAGCTGATCCACGATGTACTGACCGGCGTGGTGCGAAAGAACCGGGAGCAACGTCAGGTATTGGAGAAACAACGACAGGACGAGCAGGCGCGCAAGCAGGCGGAGCTTAGAGCGCAGGCGGCCAATCGCCGGACCGCCGTTTTCCTGGCACTGGCGATGATATTTTTATTGACGACGGCCTGGGGGTGGTGGAATTGGTGGGATGCCAAGCGTTCGCGCGATATTACCCAGTCCGGCAAACTTGCGGCTCAGGCTGCCTTGTTGGCCAATACCGCAGCCAACGACAGTATCGTGGAACGGGCGGCGGCGTTGGCGATTGAGTCGTGGCGTATTCAAGCAAACGCAGCGGCTGCCTCGGTGGCGTATCAATTGCTGCGGATGTTGCCTGATTATCGCATACCGTTTAAAGAGCCTATCCGCGCCATCGGTGTCAGTCCGAAAGGCGGCTTACTGGCAGCCGGAGGCGAGGGCAGCACATTACGCGTGTTTAACACGGTAACCGGTAACGCGTTGTTTACCGTGAAACATGACGGCTGGATCAACGCTATAGCCTTTAGCCCCGATGAGCGGTTTATCGCCACCGGCTCAAACGACAATCAGATCAGGGTCATCGATACCGCGTGTCATGACATCTTATTTTCGTCTATCCTGAACGGCGCTGTAACTGCAGTGGCGTTTAGCCCGGACGGTCGTTATCTGGCGGCAGCCGGGGCAGACCCTACCGTTCAGTTGATTGACGTTTCAACCGGCCGGACTCTGCGACAGTTTAAACTGGTCGGACCGGTTGCAAATATTGCCTTCAGCCCGGACGGTAGCCGTCTGGCCGTCGCCAGTGCAGATAAATCCGTCAGATTGATAGACGTCTCGTCAGGCCGGGAAGTATTTCGGGTAAAACACGGTGCAGAGGCGACTCATGTGATTTTCAGCGCAGATGGACGATTCCTGGCAACGGTTAGTCGGGATAATTTCGCGCATGTTATCGATGCGGAGACCGGCGACGAACTGCAAAGAATCGAGCATATCGAAGCCGTGAACAGTCTGGATATCAGTGCCGATAGCCGCTGGCTGGCGACCGGCAGCGACGACGACACCGTGAAAATCACCGAAATTTCCTCAGGTAAAGAAGTCGCCCGCTTAACCGGTAGAGACGATGTATATAGCGTCAGATTTAGCCCAAACCCGCGCTTACTGGCTTTTTCCAGTTTGGATGGGAACGTCCGCCTGATAGAAACGGCCACTTGGCAGCCAATAACGAAACTCCCGCATGCTGGGGCGGTTTGGAATATCGTCTTCACCCCGGACAGCCGATTCCTGGCGACTGTTGGCATGGACAAGTCTGTACGTCTGTTCGAAACCGAACAATTCCCTGACGATATAAGAATCCGTCAGCAACGCAGTGTTATGGGCCTGGCATTTCACCCGGAGGGGCGTTATTTGGCGACAGCAAGCCAGGACCGCACCGCGACGGTTTATGATGTCCGAACAGGCCAACAACTGTCGGCGTTCCGACATGCAGATACCGTGTATGGCGTGGCCTTCAGTTCGGACGGGCGCTTGATGGCGACGTTTAGCAAAGACCATACTGCCAAACTGATCGATTTTTCAAAGGGTGAGGAAATCGCCGCTGTGCATCACGCGGACGAGGTTAGGGGCATCGCATTCAGTCCGGATAGTCGATGGTTAGCGACCGCCAGCCTGGACAAAACCGCCAGGGTCTTGAATACCGCTACCGGGCGCGTGGAAAAGACAATCGACGGTGTCGATGAAATCAGGTTTGTGGCGTTTAGCTTTGACGGCCAACAATTGGCGGTTGCCGGAAAGGATGGCACGGTATCCGTATTTGATACCCGCACGTGGCAATTATCGCAGACCATCACACTCGCCGCAGCGGCTACGCAAGTCGCCTTTAGCCCGGATGGGCGTTATTTGGCTGCCGCCAGCGAAGACGGAACGGCAAGACTGTTTGATTTAGTTTCCGGAGCAGAAAAGTCCCGGATTGTGCATGCCGGCAGCGTACTTAGCGTGGCTTTCAGTCCGGACGGCAAACTGTTGGCGACCGGTAGCATGGACAATACTGCAAAATTGACCAACCTCGACTCAGTCGATTTAGTCGCCGTGGTAAAACAAGGTGGCGAGGTGACTAGTGTTGCTTTTAGTGCCAATGGCAAATTTTTGGCCACTGCCGGCATGGATGGCATAAGCAGAATCATTCAGACTTCGACCAGCGTGGAGATAGATCGGATAACGCATGCGGCCGAAGTGTGGGGCGTGGCGTTCAGCCCGGGCGAACCCTCGCTGTTGGCGTCCGCGTTGGCTAACGGCCAGGTGCAATTGCACGCCGCTGACCCGGCACAGGCGTTTGCTGAGCTTTGTCGTAAAGACGGGCGCAACTTAACGGCCGATGAGCTGCGCGATTATCTGGGACGCAATCCGCCTTATCTAACCTGTGCTGAATGGCGAATGGCCGACCCCACCGGAGAGTCGCCTTAA
- a CDS encoding NUDIX domain-containing protein has product MAKPITPLLAADILIQLIDVPEHPFVLIERAFPPYGWAVPGGFVDVGETVEHAAIREAKEETGLDVELTALLGIYSNPARDPRNHTVTAVYAGQAHGMPQAADDAKNAGLFTFDTLPATLAFDHAQVLADYQEFLASGRVTPLRL; this is encoded by the coding sequence ATGGCCAAGCCAATTACGCCGTTGCTCGCCGCCGATATCTTGATTCAATTGATCGATGTGCCGGAACACCCTTTCGTATTGATAGAACGCGCTTTTCCTCCCTACGGGTGGGCGGTGCCGGGCGGTTTCGTCGACGTTGGCGAAACCGTGGAACACGCGGCTATTCGTGAAGCCAAAGAGGAAACCGGGCTGGATGTTGAACTAACGGCGTTGTTGGGAATTTATTCCAATCCCGCCCGCGACCCGCGCAATCATACCGTTACGGCCGTGTATGCCGGGCAAGCGCACGGCATGCCGCAAGCTGCGGATGATGCCAAAAACGCCGGTTTGTTTACTTTCGACACTTTGCCGGCGACCTTGGCTTTCGACCATGCGCAGGTGTTGGCAGATTATCAAGAATTTCTGGCTAGCGGCCGGGTGACGCCGTTGCGACTATAA
- a CDS encoding toll/interleukin-1 receptor domain-containing protein, with amino-acid sequence MTEVHIERLWEQLIVFIEEGRVIPVIGPELVVVEIGGRPVSLYMYLAEQLAKRLGIDAKPADTLNTVACRYLAQGGQREDLYPTVKLVLTDLSLDKMPETLVKLAKIRPLKLFVTTCFDPYLVKTLNQVRYAGKSNTEVIEFYPGSTKDLPDEVDQLSGTTVFHLFGKLTAAPDYAVTDEDILEFMHELQSEHTRPKLLFDVLVKQDLMMVGCQLYDWLGRFFVRIGNRHRLIISKEKTDFLVGDQVSKEINLAEFLLHFSTRTKIFPLQAVEFVDELYRRWTAKHPGDANCPEPAQSVVEAIPSSDNHTKPDQDAVDDGGSERMRSGAVFLSYAHEDESAVSSIKNAFEKAGIEVWFDKDSGALRVGDKFKSRIKTNIEQCSLFVPIISRNTLTQERRFFRFEWKYAEECADFYPDSRRFIIPLVIDDTPPDDPNLDEYIRELHWERLQNGQCSAAFLTEIKHLQRAYRRSME; translated from the coding sequence ATGACAGAAGTACATATTGAGCGCCTTTGGGAGCAGCTCATTGTTTTCATAGAGGAAGGTCGGGTTATTCCCGTGATCGGCCCGGAATTAGTAGTGGTCGAAATCGGCGGCAGGCCGGTTTCTTTGTATATGTATTTGGCGGAGCAGCTGGCAAAACGCCTGGGAATCGATGCCAAGCCTGCTGACACATTGAATACCGTCGCCTGCCGTTATCTTGCTCAGGGCGGGCAGCGGGAAGACCTCTATCCGACCGTAAAGCTGGTTCTGACTGATTTATCGCTGGATAAAATGCCGGAAACGTTGGTTAAGCTCGCCAAAATCAGACCATTAAAGTTATTTGTGACGACCTGTTTTGATCCTTATTTGGTTAAGACGCTAAACCAAGTACGCTATGCGGGAAAGAGTAACACGGAGGTTATCGAGTTTTATCCCGGATCAACCAAAGACCTGCCCGACGAGGTGGATCAATTATCGGGTACTACGGTGTTCCATCTATTCGGGAAGCTAACGGCCGCGCCCGACTACGCGGTTACCGATGAAGATATTCTGGAGTTCATGCACGAACTGCAATCGGAGCATACCCGTCCTAAGCTATTGTTCGATGTCTTAGTCAAGCAAGACCTGATGATGGTCGGTTGCCAATTGTACGATTGGTTGGGGCGCTTTTTCGTGCGTATCGGTAACCGGCACCGCTTGATCATATCCAAGGAAAAAACCGATTTTTTGGTCGGCGACCAAGTCAGCAAAGAAATAAACTTGGCCGAGTTTCTGCTGCATTTCAGTACCCGCACAAAAATTTTTCCGTTGCAAGCGGTCGAATTTGTCGATGAGTTGTATCGAAGGTGGACGGCCAAGCACCCCGGCGACGCCAACTGTCCCGAGCCTGCCCAGTCGGTGGTTGAAGCTATACCGTCCAGCGACAACCACACGAAACCGGATCAGGACGCTGTCGATGACGGCGGGAGCGAGCGGATGCGCAGCGGCGCGGTATTTCTGAGTTACGCGCACGAAGACGAGTCGGCAGTATCGTCCATCAAGAATGCCTTCGAAAAAGCCGGTATCGAAGTCTGGTTTGATAAAGATTCCGGAGCGCTTCGGGTTGGCGATAAATTTAAAAGCCGTATCAAAACCAACATCGAGCAATGTTCGCTATTTGTGCCGATTATTTCCCGGAATACGTTGACGCAAGAACGGCGGTTTTTCAGGTTCGAATGGAAGTACGCAGAAGAGTGTGCGGATTTTTATCCGGACAGCCGGCGATTCATCATACCGTTAGTCATAGACGATACGCCGCCGGACGATCCGAATCTCGACGAATATATTCGCGAATTGCATTGGGAGCGACTGCAAAACGGCCAATGCAGTGCGGCGTTTTTGACAGAGATCAAGCACCTGCAGCGGGCTTACCGGCGCAGCATGGAATAG
- a CDS encoding histone deacetylase family protein has product MTMLYYSHADFLAHDTGPGHPESPARLLAIETALKAAKFQSIRHVSAPLPDDIETKLALIHTPAMIARVLTGIPTEGLSHFDADTVASPGSKSAALRAVGAVCDAVDTLCTDRAQQAFCAVRPPGHHAMPGYPMGFCLFNNIAIAAEYARSQYGLERIAIVDFDVHHGNGTQAAFYSQPQVLYASSHQWPHYPGSGHPSENGVGNIINVPLPTGTDGKTFRAKYTDIILPAVRKFNPQLLLISAGFDAHKDDPLASLRLVEDDYAWVTRQLRDIADATCNGRIISALEGGYNIPALSASVAAHVGSLFQ; this is encoded by the coding sequence ATGACTATGCTCTATTACAGCCACGCCGATTTTCTGGCGCACGACACAGGCCCTGGACACCCGGAAAGCCCTGCCCGCCTGCTGGCTATCGAAACGGCATTAAAAGCCGCCAAGTTTCAGAGTATACGGCACGTTTCGGCACCGCTGCCGGACGATATCGAAACCAAGCTGGCTCTGATCCATACCCCCGCCATGATCGCACGCGTTTTGACAGGCATACCGACTGAAGGATTGAGCCATTTCGACGCGGACACAGTCGCTTCACCGGGTTCGAAATCAGCCGCGCTACGCGCAGTCGGCGCGGTCTGCGATGCAGTGGATACTCTCTGTACGGATCGAGCCCAACAAGCGTTTTGCGCCGTGCGTCCACCGGGACACCACGCCATGCCAGGCTATCCCATGGGTTTTTGCCTGTTCAACAACATCGCCATTGCCGCGGAATATGCCCGTAGCCAATACGGTTTGGAACGTATCGCTATTGTGGATTTTGACGTGCACCACGGTAACGGTACCCAGGCAGCGTTTTACAGCCAACCGCAGGTACTGTACGCCTCCAGTCATCAATGGCCGCACTATCCCGGCAGCGGCCATCCCTCGGAAAACGGAGTGGGAAATATTATCAACGTTCCGCTGCCGACCGGCACCGACGGCAAAACGTTCCGGGCCAAATACACGGACATTATTTTACCGGCCGTAAGGAAATTCAACCCACAACTCCTGCTGATTTCCGCCGGATTCGACGCACATAAAGACGACCCCTTGGCCTCATTACGGCTAGTGGAGGACGATTATGCTTGGGTAACGCGGCAGTTAAGGGACATAGCCGATGCCACGTGCAATGGTCGGATTATTTCGGCTTTGGAGGGGGGCTATAATATCCCGGCATTATCAGCCAGCGTCGCAGCCCACGTCGGCAGCTTGTTCCAATAG
- a CDS encoding alpha/beta hydrolase family protein — protein MRPMVYNGFFPLKMFLCRRCFFRKSLAIGFFAVFLGTGCSTVAEDFARQAKLLNLEREVMRGSNFQHVVYRKSGNSSATLHVYIDGDGTPWIAGRPTDDPTPRNALLLKLMSLDPASSAYVGRPCYHGMHSTDACASRFWLSHRYGEAVVVSLAEVIKHLLRSGRYRRIALIGHSGGGTLAVLLASRLPETVAVVTVAANLDLSAWAAYTENDDLNASLNPAELPALDPSIKQYHFAGGKDDIVPPALMVNAAKQLGSNLIVIDDYDHVCCWERLWANILDDVGE, from the coding sequence ATGCGGCCGATGGTTTACAACGGCTTTTTTCCGTTGAAGATGTTCTTATGCCGCCGATGCTTTTTCCGGAAAAGCCTGGCTATTGGTTTTTTCGCGGTATTTTTGGGGACGGGATGCAGCACGGTAGCGGAAGACTTCGCCCGTCAAGCCAAGTTGCTGAACTTAGAACGTGAAGTCATGCGCGGCAGCAACTTTCAACACGTGGTGTATCGCAAATCGGGCAATTCATCGGCAACCCTGCACGTTTACATCGACGGCGACGGGACACCTTGGATTGCCGGTAGACCAACGGATGATCCTACGCCGCGCAATGCTTTGCTATTAAAGCTGATGAGTTTAGACCCTGCTTCCTCGGCTTATGTGGGGAGACCGTGTTATCACGGCATGCACTCGACGGATGCTTGCGCCAGTCGTTTTTGGTTAAGCCATCGATACGGCGAGGCGGTGGTGGTCAGCTTGGCCGAAGTGATTAAACACTTGCTTCGCAGCGGGCGTTATCGGCGTATAGCCTTGATTGGCCACAGTGGTGGCGGGACGTTGGCCGTGCTGCTTGCTTCGCGTTTACCGGAAACGGTTGCTGTGGTGACCGTCGCGGCAAACCTCGATCTGTCAGCCTGGGCTGCTTATACCGAAAACGATGATCTGAACGCTTCGCTCAATCCGGCGGAGCTGCCGGCACTGGATCCTTCGATCAAGCAGTACCATTTTGCCGGCGGCAAGGACGACATCGTGCCGCCGGCATTGATGGTGAATGCAGCCAAACAGCTAGGTTCCAATTTGATCGTTATAGACGATTACGATCATGTATGTTGTTGGGAACGGCTATGGGCAAACATTTTGGACGATGTGGGCGAATAA
- a CDS encoding HAD-IIA family hydrolase codes for MQGFNDIGGLIIDMDGVLWHGDQALPGLTAFFATLRELKLPFVLATNNASITAEQYVAKLANMQVDIGIQEVLTSGMATAIYLSERYSPSETRVYVIGSAGLRQPLLDKGFILASEHDEEAVQLVVSGLDKTLTWEKLCMAALHIQAGAGFYGSNGDVTLPSERGFLPGNGATLAALAAATGVTPTTIGKPAPIIYQQALTLLSVPADRVIAIGDRLDTDILGAVQTGIRSVLVLSGISRESDMQALDYGPTWVMQDIQELTEALRQ; via the coding sequence ATGCAAGGTTTTAACGATATTGGCGGCCTCATTATCGACATGGATGGCGTACTGTGGCACGGCGATCAGGCCCTGCCGGGACTGACGGCATTTTTCGCTACGCTAAGAGAATTGAAACTGCCGTTTGTATTGGCCACCAACAATGCCAGTATTACCGCCGAGCAATATGTCGCAAAATTAGCGAATATGCAGGTAGACATCGGCATTCAGGAAGTGTTGACGTCCGGCATGGCCACGGCTATATATCTGTCGGAACGCTATAGTCCCTCCGAGACGCGGGTTTATGTAATCGGCAGCGCCGGCTTGAGACAGCCGTTACTGGACAAGGGCTTTATATTGGCGAGCGAACATGATGAGGAAGCCGTACAACTGGTAGTCAGCGGTTTGGATAAAACCCTGACTTGGGAAAAGTTATGTATGGCCGCGCTGCATATTCAGGCGGGCGCAGGGTTTTACGGCAGTAACGGCGATGTCACGCTGCCCAGCGAACGCGGTTTTTTACCCGGCAATGGCGCAACTTTGGCAGCCCTTGCCGCCGCCACGGGGGTTACGCCCACCACGATCGGCAAACCCGCGCCTATTATTTATCAGCAGGCTCTAACATTGCTATCGGTGCCCGCCGATCGAGTGATTGCAATTGGCGATAGACTGGATACCGATATTCTGGGCGCGGTGCAAACGGGTATCCGCAGCGTGTTGGTTTTGTCGGGTATTTCGCGCGAAAGCGATATGCAAGCGCTGGACTATGGCCCGACGTGGGTGATGCAGGATATACAGGAATTGACTGAAGCCTTGCGCCAATAA
- a CDS encoding cytochrome P460 family protein yields MKNTSTAALLLAAAAFTTATTLNAETKAAKPVHGEYKDWLTLSVSHRLDKHLVRSILGNDVAIKAARAGNTNPWPDGTIFAKVGWKEKTHPNWPQAVVPGEFAGAEAMVKDSKKFAETGGWGFGHWEGDKLVMNDKEKSATCFACHTPMKDNDYVYTVPVLQ; encoded by the coding sequence ATGAAGAACACTTCTACCGCTGCATTGCTGCTTGCAGCTGCGGCTTTTACCACTGCCACGACGCTGAATGCCGAAACCAAAGCCGCCAAACCTGTACATGGCGAATATAAAGATTGGTTGACCCTGAGCGTGTCTCACCGGTTGGATAAACATCTGGTGCGTAGCATTCTCGGTAACGATGTCGCTATTAAAGCGGCTCGCGCCGGCAATACCAATCCGTGGCCGGACGGCACTATCTTCGCTAAAGTGGGTTGGAAGGAAAAAACTCACCCTAACTGGCCGCAAGCCGTAGTGCCGGGCGAATTTGCCGGTGCGGAAGCCATGGTCAAAGACAGCAAGAAATTTGCTGAAACCGGCGGTTGGGGTTTTGGACATTGGGAAGGCGACAAGCTGGTAATGAACGATAAAGAAAAATCCGCGACCTGCTTTGCTTGCCACACGCCGATGAAAGATAACGATTACGTCTACACTGTGCCCGTTTTGCAATAA